CCTACCCCGCCGAGGTCATGGAGATCAACATTCCAGCGCTGATGGCTGTGATCGAAAAAGCCGAATCCATTGCCGGATTGGTGCAGTTCTTCTCCGACTCACCGCTGGACGGTCTGAAGGATGGCGGCAACTAAAAGGAAGCTGCTGAAACAGGCAGCAGGGCCTGCAACATAGATTCCTCAGGAAGATTGCCCGCCGCAGGTGTCACTGCTCAACAGCCTCCGCCGCCGTTTCTCCCCGGCTCCTGTCATGCAGGACTGGCCGGGGCTAATTGAGGCCTACCGATCCTGGTTGCCGGTCAGTGACTCCACACCGGTGGTGACCTTGCGCGAGGGCGCAACACCGTTGATCCCGGTCCCCTCTATCGCCGAACGGATCGGCAAGGGCGTGAAGGTCTACGTGAAATACGACGGCCTGAATCCCACGGGATCCTTCAAGGATCGGGGCATGACGATGGCCATCAGCAAGGCCAAGGAGGCTGGCTGCGAAGCCGTGATCTGTGCCAGTACGGGCAACACCTCCGCCGCTGCGGCCGCCTACGCCCGCCGTGCCGGCATGCGGGCCTTCGTGCTGATTCCAGATGGCTATGTCGCCCAGGGCAAGCTGGCCCAGGCTCTGGTCTACGGCGCTGAAGTGCTGGCGATTCGCGGAAACTTCGACCGTGCACTGGACATCGTGCGTGAAGTTTCGGACCAGTACCCGGTCACCCTGGTGAATTCGGTGAATCCCTACCGGTTGCAGGGACAGAAAACAGCAGCCTTTGAGTTAATCGATGCCCTGGGTGACGCCCCTGATTGGTTGTGCATCCCGATGGGCAACGCCGGAAACATCACGGCCTACTGGATGGGTTTCCAGGAGTATCACCAGGCGGGTCGAAGCCGCACCCTGCCACGAATGATGGGTTTTCAGGCCAGTGGGTCAGCTCCCCTGGTGAATGAAACCACGGTTGCGGATCCTGAAACCATCGCCACGGCCATTCGCATCGGCAATCCCGTCAATCGCGAGAAAGCGATCGCCGCGCGTACCGCCAGCAATGGGGCGTTCCTGGACGTGACGGATGCCGAAATCATCGAGGCCTACAAATTGCTCGGCGGACAGGAAGGCGTGTTCTGTGAACCAGCCAGCGCCGCTTCCGTGGCTGGTCTTCTCAAACGCAAAGATGAAGTTCCAGCCGGAGCGACAGTGGTGTGCGTGCTCACCGGCAATGGACTGAAAGATCCTGACTGCGCGATCAACAACAACGATGCCTCCTTCCACACGGATCTAAATCCAGACCTGAGCACCGTGGCCACGGTGATGGGGTTCTGATCAGCGTGCACATCCAAAGAAGCTGATCCGACTGAGCCCCCTTGAAAAGGGGGCTTTTTTGTGCCGAATCACACCAAACACCAGACGAACGAGCGAAGTCAGCTCACAAACTGCCTGCGGAAG
This region of Synechococcus sp. NOUM97013 genomic DNA includes:
- the thrC gene encoding threonine synthase, with amino-acid sequence MQDWPGLIEAYRSWLPVSDSTPVVTLREGATPLIPVPSIAERIGKGVKVYVKYDGLNPTGSFKDRGMTMAISKAKEAGCEAVICASTGNTSAAAAAYARRAGMRAFVLIPDGYVAQGKLAQALVYGAEVLAIRGNFDRALDIVREVSDQYPVTLVNSVNPYRLQGQKTAAFELIDALGDAPDWLCIPMGNAGNITAYWMGFQEYHQAGRSRTLPRMMGFQASGSAPLVNETTVADPETIATAIRIGNPVNREKAIAARTASNGAFLDVTDAEIIEAYKLLGGQEGVFCEPASAASVAGLLKRKDEVPAGATVVCVLTGNGLKDPDCAINNNDASFHTDLNPDLSTVATVMGF